A region from the Serinibacter arcticus genome encodes:
- a CDS encoding SpaH/EbpB family LPXTG-anchored major pilin has product MTTTTRKRGIRIALAAVATTLIASFGIAAPSMAATPDAARNGSSTLTVHKYNGAPTDATNDGTELATEPALPGLNGVTFTLERVSVGGAPIDLSTNAGWAAAQALYDTLDTSNPTATQLAAAGATLSGAATATTAGGTATQGAEAQFSGLAFGLYYVTETGFPAGTTPAAPFLVSVPLTDADNTSWLYDVHVYPKNSVVTPPVKTVDDAADVKLGDEIVFTITGDIPDLAADVPIDGYKITDDLDPKVDFVSATATLSNGTALVAGTDYTVTPATATVGGPLVEIVFTDAGRVKLKANADAKVVVTVTTTVNAVGEIVNQATLYPNLPSFTWTPGTPGEPPVSPPVVTKFGGITLNKTNAADDTALAGAKFQVLASSTNDVATATVVTVPNAPTDPAFTGSVWTSGTNGQVVIEGLRYSTWANNAAVAPGQPGYVYYWLVEVEAPADFELLPEPISFVVNSQATAQTVTVENVPSNSGFQLPLTGGVGTSVMYLAGALIVVGGLVLAVRSRRAKA; this is encoded by the coding sequence GTGACCACCACCACTCGCAAGCGCGGCATCCGCATCGCGCTCGCCGCCGTCGCAACCACGCTGATCGCGTCGTTCGGCATCGCGGCCCCGTCCATGGCGGCGACGCCCGACGCCGCCCGCAACGGCTCGTCGACCCTGACGGTCCACAAGTACAACGGTGCGCCGACCGACGCCACCAACGACGGCACCGAGCTCGCCACCGAGCCCGCGCTCCCCGGCCTGAACGGCGTCACGTTCACGCTCGAGCGCGTGTCCGTCGGCGGCGCCCCGATCGACCTGTCGACCAACGCCGGCTGGGCCGCCGCCCAGGCGCTGTACGACACGCTCGACACCAGCAACCCGACCGCGACGCAGCTCGCCGCTGCCGGGGCCACCCTGTCGGGCGCCGCCACGGCGACGACCGCCGGCGGCACCGCCACCCAGGGTGCCGAGGCCCAGTTCTCCGGCCTCGCGTTCGGCCTCTACTACGTGACGGAGACGGGCTTCCCGGCCGGAACGACGCCGGCCGCGCCGTTCCTCGTCTCGGTCCCGCTGACCGACGCCGACAACACGTCCTGGCTGTACGACGTGCACGTCTACCCGAAGAACTCGGTCGTGACCCCGCCGGTCAAGACCGTCGACGACGCGGCCGACGTCAAGCTCGGCGACGAGATCGTCTTCACCATCACCGGTGACATCCCCGACCTCGCGGCCGACGTGCCGATCGACGGCTACAAGATCACGGACGACCTGGACCCGAAGGTCGACTTCGTCTCCGCGACGGCCACGCTGTCCAACGGCACCGCGCTGGTCGCCGGCACCGACTACACCGTCACCCCCGCCACGGCCACCGTCGGTGGTCCGCTCGTCGAGATCGTCTTCACCGACGCCGGCCGAGTCAAGCTCAAGGCGAACGCCGACGCGAAGGTCGTCGTCACCGTCACCACGACCGTCAACGCGGTCGGTGAGATCGTCAACCAGGCCACGCTCTACCCGAACCTGCCGTCCTTCACCTGGACGCCGGGCACGCCGGGCGAGCCGCCCGTCTCCCCGCCCGTCGTCACGAAGTTCGGTGGCATCACGCTGAACAAGACGAACGCCGCCGACGACACCGCGCTCGCGGGCGCCAAGTTCCAGGTGCTCGCCTCGTCGACGAACGACGTCGCGACGGCCACTGTCGTCACCGTCCCGAACGCCCCCACCGACCCGGCCTTCACCGGCTCGGTCTGGACGTCGGGCACGAACGGGCAGGTCGTCATCGAGGGTCTGCGCTACTCGACCTGGGCGAACAACGCCGCGGTCGCGCCGGGTCAGCCGGGCTACGTCTACTACTGGCTGGTCGAGGTCGAGGCCCCGGCCGACTTCGAGCTGCTGCCCGAGCCGATCTCGTTCGTCGTGAACTCGCAGGCCACCGCCCAGACGGTGACCGTCGAGAACGTGCCGTCCAACTCCGGCTTCCAGCTGCCCCTCACGGGTGGCGTGGGCACCTCGGTGATGTACCTCGCCGGCGCGCTCATCGTCGTCGGCGGTCTCGTCCTGGCCGTGCGTTCGCGCCGCGCCAAGGCCTGA
- a CDS encoding VWA domain-containing protein: MAGVVSLLVAAGGLTLPATAAPVPAEATASSAESAPTAVVPDPTTAPTTSEPASAVTVAPSEAPVVEPLEVEEVAAQERAPELDATRAADSLVSPMAVPSPGSGQAVLNVKVGGDRIGGNGISATGVAGVTLRLSDGSNNPSGWASFGWATCISDSAGDCSFVIPLKTSGTSDAAAMRSNIRPYVHQISAPTGYSLVPQLRTGSGSGGSDDLRPLVYRFDGSMSSGATYLSTTRSDFMITSSSEGDEATSAGYWPVRRDNPSALQQCGLDVAVLFDLSGSIGSALPTAKAAVNQFTNAFVGTPSRMAVFSFDLTSPASGGANHPNLLPVRTTAEATTFKNQYSGWSTGSGTNWDAGLYQVAQAQASGATNRRYDMLVVLTDGNPTSFGTGNNPSQDGDNRLRDIEAGVFSANLVKASGTRIVAVGVGGGAGGDSNRNLIAISGPQQGTDYFQAGDYNAAASYLAALAKGNCEGSIDVVKRVIPATAQVPANPTKAQLDAISAPAAGWVFNATSANPAQVSIGTPAGPWTTDAQGHATVPLKFPTPQAVGPITFTETQKAGYELQPVNGQNAVCLNTNTNLPVAIAGAGTAATPGATLPVAVNTAIECTVYNRQVPPPAALATTKTITQVNGATATSATSITPGDVLRYSVAVTNTGGVAGTTVLTETVPTGTRYTGTGEGWVCATPAVANSTCTRSVSVNPAATVTSTFTVTADAPLPATLTQIRNVVTSSIGTCSTCEVTNPVTPPASLATGKVLTQLTRGGVTWAPEVGDTVAPTDVLAYTVSVSNTGGLPGTTLLTETVPPGTTYTGPASQGWTCAATPAVGGTSCTQSVTVVAGATATRTFTVTVASPLEPSLASIRNVVTSSVGTCTTCSTTNPVPPQWSVVKTSLRGTAELPRGATVQPGEVLTYRVTATNASANPVTGVMLVDDLSGVLDDATFVAGSAQLVVGAQAPIAVATPVGATLTSPVFTLPAGTTAVLSYRVTVDADAWSAELRNVVVGHGDYPPATCAPAGGTSRLVAPSAASFAPFAVGDECTTTNVTPSPLQILKVGENAAGAVVPMDGSAWSIWTAATGGTAVLATVPGATAGYPAAPVPGLFRTTMLAPGTYWLEESRALAGFQLLPQRVAFTVTATGSITLGAGGSTNITVVTDAPGYPGVPTIRVEDVPRMALPEAGARASRPGTPPVRASRHSDLRWRSPGVFGRPRGRWSEGGSTTRTPEGGRPAQDHTKQ, from the coding sequence GTGGCTGGAGTCGTCAGCCTCCTGGTCGCCGCCGGCGGACTGACGCTTCCGGCCACCGCCGCACCCGTCCCCGCCGAGGCGACCGCGAGCTCGGCCGAGAGCGCGCCGACCGCCGTCGTCCCCGACCCGACCACAGCGCCGACGACGTCGGAGCCCGCATCCGCGGTCACCGTCGCCCCGAGCGAGGCGCCCGTCGTCGAGCCGCTCGAGGTCGAGGAGGTCGCAGCGCAGGAGCGCGCCCCGGAGCTGGACGCCACCCGGGCTGCGGACAGCCTCGTCTCTCCCATGGCCGTGCCGTCGCCCGGCTCAGGGCAGGCCGTTCTCAACGTCAAGGTCGGTGGCGACCGCATCGGCGGCAACGGGATCTCCGCCACCGGCGTCGCCGGGGTCACGCTGCGGCTCAGCGACGGCTCGAACAACCCGTCGGGCTGGGCCTCCTTCGGCTGGGCGACCTGCATCTCCGACTCGGCCGGCGACTGCAGCTTCGTGATCCCGCTGAAGACCTCGGGCACGTCGGATGCCGCGGCCATGCGGAGCAACATCCGGCCGTACGTGCACCAGATCTCCGCGCCGACCGGGTACAGCCTCGTCCCACAGCTGCGCACGGGGTCGGGCAGCGGAGGCAGCGACGACCTGCGTCCGCTGGTGTACCGGTTCGACGGCTCGATGTCGTCCGGGGCGACGTACCTCTCGACCACCAGGTCGGACTTCATGATCACGAGCAGCAGCGAGGGCGACGAGGCCACGTCCGCCGGCTACTGGCCCGTGCGTCGCGACAACCCGTCGGCTCTCCAGCAGTGCGGGCTCGACGTCGCCGTCCTCTTCGACCTCTCCGGTTCGATCGGCTCCGCGCTCCCGACGGCGAAGGCCGCGGTGAACCAGTTCACGAACGCCTTCGTCGGCACGCCGTCGAGGATGGCGGTGTTCTCCTTCGACCTCACGAGCCCGGCCTCCGGGGGTGCGAACCACCCGAACCTCCTTCCGGTCCGGACGACCGCCGAGGCCACGACGTTCAAGAACCAGTACTCCGGGTGGAGCACGGGGTCCGGGACGAACTGGGACGCGGGCCTCTACCAGGTGGCGCAGGCGCAGGCGAGCGGCGCCACGAACCGCCGGTACGACATGCTCGTCGTCCTGACCGACGGCAACCCGACCTCGTTCGGAACGGGGAACAACCCCAGTCAGGACGGTGACAACCGTCTGCGCGACATCGAGGCCGGAGTCTTCTCCGCCAACCTCGTCAAGGCGTCCGGCACACGCATCGTGGCGGTGGGCGTGGGCGGCGGGGCGGGCGGCGACTCGAACCGCAACCTCATCGCGATCTCGGGGCCTCAGCAGGGCACCGACTACTTCCAGGCGGGCGACTACAACGCTGCCGCCTCCTACCTCGCCGCCCTGGCGAAGGGCAACTGCGAGGGCTCGATCGACGTTGTCAAGCGCGTCATCCCGGCCACCGCCCAGGTTCCGGCCAACCCGACGAAGGCGCAGCTCGACGCGATCTCCGCCCCGGCCGCGGGGTGGGTCTTCAACGCCACCAGCGCCAACCCGGCGCAGGTGTCCATCGGCACGCCCGCCGGCCCGTGGACCACGGACGCCCAGGGCCACGCGACCGTCCCGCTGAAGTTCCCGACACCGCAGGCGGTCGGCCCCATCACGTTCACGGAGACGCAGAAGGCCGGGTACGAGCTCCAGCCGGTCAACGGTCAGAACGCCGTCTGCCTCAACACGAACACGAACCTCCCCGTCGCGATCGCGGGCGCCGGCACCGCGGCGACCCCGGGCGCCACGCTCCCGGTCGCCGTGAACACCGCCATCGAGTGCACCGTCTACAACCGCCAGGTGCCGCCGCCCGCGGCGCTGGCCACCACGAAGACGATCACGCAGGTGAACGGCGCGACCGCGACGTCGGCGACCTCGATCACGCCCGGCGACGTCCTGCGCTACTCGGTCGCCGTCACCAACACGGGCGGCGTCGCCGGCACCACGGTCCTCACCGAGACCGTCCCGACCGGGACCCGATACACGGGCACCGGCGAGGGCTGGGTCTGCGCGACGCCCGCCGTCGCCAACTCCACCTGCACGCGGTCCGTGTCGGTGAACCCCGCCGCGACGGTCACCTCGACCTTCACGGTCACGGCCGACGCCCCGCTGCCCGCCACGCTCACGCAGATCCGCAACGTCGTCACCAGCTCGATCGGGACGTGCTCCACGTGCGAGGTCACCAACCCCGTCACCCCGCCCGCGAGCCTCGCCACGGGCAAGGTCCTGACGCAGCTCACCCGCGGCGGCGTGACCTGGGCGCCCGAGGTCGGCGACACCGTCGCCCCCACCGACGTGCTCGCCTACACGGTCTCCGTCAGCAACACCGGTGGCCTGCCCGGCACCACCCTGCTGACCGAGACCGTTCCTCCGGGGACGACCTACACGGGTCCCGCGAGCCAGGGCTGGACCTGCGCGGCCACCCCCGCCGTCGGCGGCACGTCCTGCACGCAGAGCGTCACGGTCGTGGCCGGTGCGACGGCGACGCGCACGTTCACCGTCACCGTCGCCTCGCCGCTGGAGCCGAGCCTCGCCTCGATCCGCAACGTCGTCACCTCGAGCGTCGGCACCTGCACCACGTGCTCGACGACGAACCCGGTCCCGCCGCAGTGGAGCGTCGTCAAGACGTCGCTGCGCGGCACGGCCGAGCTCCCGCGCGGCGCGACCGTCCAGCCGGGCGAGGTCCTGACCTACCGCGTGACGGCGACCAACGCCTCGGCCAACCCCGTCACCGGCGTCATGCTGGTCGACGACCTGTCCGGCGTGCTCGACGACGCCACGTTCGTCGCGGGCTCCGCCCAGCTGGTCGTCGGTGCCCAGGCACCGATCGCCGTCGCGACCCCGGTCGGCGCCACGCTGACCAGCCCGGTGTTCACCCTGCCTGCAGGGACGACGGCGGTGCTCAGCTACCGCGTGACGGTGGACGCCGACGCGTGGAGCGCCGAGCTGCGCAACGTCGTGGTCGGCCACGGCGACTACCCCCCGGCCACCTGCGCCCCCGCCGGGGGCACGTCACGGCTGGTGGCGCCGTCGGCAGCGTCGTTCGCGCCGTTCGCCGTGGGCGACGAGTGCACGACCACCAACGTCACGCCCAGCCCGCTGCAGATCCTCAAGGTCGGCGAGAACGCCGCCGGCGCCGTCGTCCCGATGGACGGCTCGGCCTGGTCGATCTGGACGGCCGCGACCGGGGGGACCGCCGTCCTGGCGACCGTGCCCGGTGCGACGGCGGGGTACCCGGCCGCGCCCGTGCCCGGACTGTTCCGCACCACGATGCTCGCGCCGGGCACCTACTGGCTCGAGGAGTCGCGTGCGCTCGCCGGCTTCCAGCTGCTGCCGCAGCGCGTGGCATTCACCGTCACCGCGACGGGGTCGATCACGCTCGGCGCCGGCGGCAGCACCAACATCACGGTCGTGACGGACGCCCCGGGCTACCCCGGCGTCCCCACGATCCGCGTCGAGGACGTCCCGCGGATGGCTCTGCCCGAGGCGGGGGCACGGGCGTCGCGCCCTGGCACGCCGCCGGTGCGGGCCTCGCGGCACTCGGACTTGCGCTGGCGATCGCCAGGCGTCTTCGGTCGACCTCGCGGGAGGTGGTCTGAAGGGGGCAGCACGACCCGGACGCCCGAGGGGGGCCGTCCGGCGCAGGACCACACGAAGCAATGA
- a CDS encoding metal-sensitive transcriptional regulator — translation MPGYSGTKDDYARRMRRIEGQVRGIARMIDEDAYCIDVLTQVAAVTKALQAVSLGLVEDHLGHCVVDAARTSDEDGRAKVREAADAIARLVRS, via the coding sequence ATGCCCGGCTACTCAGGAACGAAGGACGACTACGCCCGCCGCATGCGTCGGATCGAGGGTCAGGTGCGCGGCATCGCCCGCATGATCGACGAGGACGCCTACTGCATCGACGTCCTCACCCAGGTCGCTGCGGTGACCAAGGCGCTGCAGGCGGTGAGTCTCGGCCTCGTCGAGGACCATCTCGGCCACTGCGTCGTCGACGCCGCCCGCACCTCCGACGAGGACGGTCGGGCGAAGGTCCGCGAGGCCGCCGACGCCATCGCCCGCCTCGTCCGCAGCTGA
- a CDS encoding heavy-metal-associated domain-containing protein gives MTTLTTIDVTGMTCGHCVSAVTTELEKVADVERVSVELHDGGTSHVTVFSDHELPGDALRAAVDEAGYDVVGISSHGAAEEFSKLAEVRAEEYGTGGATGAPDDEGEGATPRS, from the coding sequence ATGACCACCCTCACCACCATCGACGTGACCGGGATGACCTGCGGCCACTGCGTGTCCGCCGTGACGACCGAGCTCGAGAAGGTCGCCGACGTCGAGCGCGTCTCCGTCGAGCTGCACGACGGCGGGACGTCGCACGTCACAGTCTTCTCCGACCACGAGCTGCCGGGCGACGCCCTCCGCGCCGCCGTCGACGAGGCCGGCTACGACGTCGTCGGGATCTCGAGCCACGGCGCGGCCGAGGAGTTCTCCAAGCTCGCCGAGGTGCGGGCCGAGGAGTACGGCACGGGCGGCGCGACCGGCGCCCCCGACGACGAGGGCGAGGGGGCGACCCCGCGGTCATGA
- a CDS encoding heavy metal translocating P-type ATPase has protein sequence MTTPLQDQAPSPTELDLAVDGMTCASCVARVERKLGRLPGVTAEVNLALEQAHVVLAEPTTEQDLLDAVASAGYTARVLARPGGGATAVPHANHDPDGHPDVDAEHALSGHGHHPGHTGDADTSAPTADRGAVLRRRLVVASILTVPVVVLSMIPATQFPGWQWVVAALATPVVTWASWPFHTAAFRAARHGSSTMDTLVSLGVIAASLWSLWALLLGGAGEIGMRMQPTLIPRLGEDAGMGHSLPELYFEVAAVVVTFLLAGRYAEHRARRSSGDALRSLLELGAKEAALVTIDDSGRRTERRVPAADLAVGDLFAVRPGEKVATDGEVVEGVSAVDASLLTGEPVPVDVAFGDAVSGATINTSGALLVRATRVGTDTALAQIARLVSRAQTGKAPVQRLADRISAVFVPIVMVIAVATLGVWLAIGASGGLTTGEVQAAFTAAVAVLIIACPCALGLATPTALLVGTGRGARLGILIKGPEVLETTRRVDVAVLDKTGTITAGRMSVTEVVASGTSREEVLTVAGAVEGLSEHPIARAVTDAAAAAGRPLPVVTNFVSAAGFGVSARVVRDGGAARVVVGRPSWVGEQASVPAEVADAVARLEATGATTVVLAVERGSGLVAVGVVALADELKPTSRDAVAQLRALGITPVLLTGDQEATARTVAAQVGIDRVIAGVLPEGKVAEVERLQREGHVVAMVGDGVNDAAALAQADLGLAMGTGTDVAIEASDLTLVRGDLVSAPTAIALSRRTLRVIKQNLFWAFAYNVAAIPLAALGLLNPMIAGAAMAASSVIVVTNSLRLRNAP, from the coding sequence ATGACCACCCCGCTGCAGGACCAGGCCCCCTCCCCCACCGAGCTCGACCTCGCCGTCGACGGGATGACGTGCGCGAGCTGCGTCGCCCGCGTCGAGCGCAAGCTCGGGCGGCTTCCGGGCGTCACCGCCGAGGTCAACCTCGCGCTCGAGCAGGCGCACGTCGTGCTCGCCGAGCCCACGACCGAGCAGGACCTCCTCGACGCCGTCGCGAGCGCGGGGTACACGGCGCGCGTCCTCGCGCGGCCCGGAGGTGGGGCGACCGCGGTTCCCCACGCGAACCACGACCCCGACGGCCACCCCGACGTCGACGCCGAGCACGCCCTCTCGGGCCACGGTCACCACCCCGGCCACACGGGCGACGCCGACACGTCCGCCCCGACGGCCGACCGCGGGGCGGTGCTGCGCCGTCGCCTCGTCGTCGCGAGCATCCTCACGGTGCCGGTCGTCGTGCTGTCGATGATCCCCGCCACCCAGTTCCCGGGCTGGCAGTGGGTCGTCGCGGCGCTCGCGACGCCCGTCGTGACGTGGGCCTCCTGGCCCTTCCACACGGCGGCCTTCCGCGCGGCCCGCCACGGCTCGTCCACGATGGACACGCTCGTCTCGCTCGGCGTGATCGCCGCGTCCCTGTGGTCGCTGTGGGCCCTGCTGCTGGGCGGCGCGGGCGAGATCGGGATGCGGATGCAGCCCACGCTGATCCCTCGCCTCGGCGAGGACGCGGGCATGGGCCACTCCCTGCCGGAGCTCTACTTCGAGGTCGCCGCCGTCGTCGTGACCTTCCTCCTCGCGGGCCGGTACGCCGAGCACCGCGCCCGCCGCTCGTCGGGCGACGCGCTGCGCAGCCTGCTCGAGCTCGGCGCGAAGGAGGCCGCGCTCGTCACGATCGACGACTCCGGGAGGCGCACCGAGCGTCGGGTCCCGGCCGCGGACCTGGCCGTCGGCGACCTGTTCGCCGTCCGTCCGGGCGAGAAGGTCGCCACGGACGGAGAGGTGGTCGAGGGCGTGTCCGCCGTCGACGCCTCGCTCCTGACGGGTGAGCCCGTGCCGGTCGACGTGGCCTTCGGCGACGCCGTCTCCGGCGCGACGATCAACACGTCCGGCGCGCTGCTCGTGCGCGCCACGCGCGTGGGCACCGACACCGCTCTGGCCCAGATCGCGCGGCTCGTCTCGCGCGCCCAGACCGGCAAGGCGCCGGTCCAGCGGCTGGCCGACCGGATCTCCGCCGTGTTCGTGCCGATCGTCATGGTGATCGCCGTCGCGACCCTCGGGGTCTGGCTCGCGATCGGCGCCTCGGGCGGCCTGACGACGGGTGAGGTGCAGGCGGCGTTCACGGCCGCCGTCGCCGTCCTCATCATCGCGTGCCCGTGCGCCCTCGGGCTGGCGACGCCGACCGCGCTCCTCGTCGGCACCGGCCGCGGTGCGCGGCTGGGCATCCTCATCAAGGGCCCGGAGGTCCTCGAGACCACGCGTCGCGTCGACGTCGCCGTGCTCGACAAGACCGGCACGATCACCGCCGGCCGGATGAGCGTGACCGAGGTCGTGGCGTCCGGCACCTCCCGCGAGGAGGTGCTCACCGTCGCGGGCGCGGTCGAGGGGCTCTCGGAGCACCCGATCGCCCGGGCCGTGACCGACGCCGCTGCGGCGGCGGGGCGCCCGCTGCCGGTCGTGACGAACTTCGTGAGCGCTGCCGGCTTCGGCGTGAGCGCGCGGGTGGTGCGCGACGGCGGGGCCGCCCGCGTCGTCGTCGGCCGCCCGTCCTGGGTGGGCGAGCAGGCGAGCGTCCCCGCCGAGGTGGCCGACGCCGTCGCGCGCCTCGAGGCCACCGGCGCCACGACCGTCGTGCTGGCGGTGGAGCGGGGCTCCGGCCTCGTCGCCGTCGGGGTCGTCGCGCTGGCCGACGAGCTCAAGCCGACCTCGCGCGACGCCGTCGCGCAGCTGAGGGCCCTCGGCATCACGCCGGTGCTGCTCACCGGCGACCAGGAGGCCACGGCCCGGACGGTCGCCGCGCAGGTGGGGATCGACCGCGTCATCGCGGGCGTCCTGCCCGAGGGGAAGGTCGCCGAGGTCGAGCGGCTGCAGCGCGAGGGTCACGTGGTGGCGATGGTGGGCGACGGCGTGAACGACGCCGCGGCCCTGGCCCAGGCGGATCTCGGGCTCGCGATGGGCACGGGGACCGACGTCGCCATCGAGGCGAGCGACCTCACGCTCGTGCGCGGCGATCTCGTCAGCGCCCCGACGGCGATCGCGCTGTCGCGGCGCACGCTCCGCGTCATCAAGCAGAACCTGTTCTGGGCGTTCGCCTACAACGTGGCGGCGATCCCGCTCGCCGCGCTGGGGCTGCTCAACCCGATGATCGCCGGGGCCGCGATGGCCGCCAGCTCGGTCATCGTGGTGACGAACTCACTGCGGCTGCGGAACGCGCCCTGA
- a CDS encoding DUF2330 domain-containing protein, translated as MTRRTAALAAAALVLTAGLVTVPPAAACGCGGFATAEESTQSLDVIGEQAVVSLVDGTERVQIALDAISDAPDAALVIPTPTPATAELGSAAVFEALQKVSAPQAEEVSVWWPDLPGLWGSGAGDGGAPAGVPVDVHQEVVLGPLEVVSLSSADLDGLLTWLDERGYALSPGLRAGMTDYVTDGWSFVAIKLSPEGEELDGAIPPIQLTFDADALVYPMRLSAAATTAQLVRTYVVADSRTDRTDVQAGGAETLYAGPLDAGAWPALADWAQPFGDAAYVTAVEQRFGDPATDVVADFTFAASGAADVRRTYRVEVDRMVGPIHAGPAFVVLGLALAGATWIGLDRRRSSRVRARSAAAVSSSPR; from the coding sequence ATGACCAGACGCACCGCCGCCCTCGCCGCCGCAGCCCTCGTGCTCACGGCCGGTCTGGTGACCGTGCCGCCCGCAGCGGCGTGCGGGTGCGGCGGCTTCGCGACGGCGGAGGAGTCCACGCAGTCCCTCGACGTCATCGGGGAGCAGGCGGTCGTCTCGCTGGTCGACGGCACCGAGCGCGTCCAGATCGCCCTCGACGCGATCTCCGACGCCCCCGACGCCGCCCTCGTCATCCCCACGCCGACGCCCGCGACGGCGGAGCTCGGCTCGGCAGCGGTGTTCGAGGCGCTGCAGAAGGTCTCCGCGCCGCAGGCGGAGGAGGTGTCGGTGTGGTGGCCCGACCTCCCGGGCCTGTGGGGCTCGGGAGCGGGCGACGGCGGAGCTCCCGCCGGGGTCCCCGTCGACGTCCACCAGGAGGTCGTGCTGGGGCCGCTCGAGGTCGTCAGCCTCTCGTCCGCCGACCTCGACGGTCTGCTCACCTGGCTGGACGAGCGCGGGTACGCCCTGTCGCCGGGGCTCCGGGCGGGGATGACCGACTACGTCACCGACGGCTGGTCGTTCGTGGCGATCAAGCTCTCGCCCGAGGGGGAGGAGCTCGACGGCGCGATCCCGCCGATCCAGCTGACGTTCGACGCCGACGCGCTCGTCTACCCGATGCGGCTGTCCGCGGCCGCGACGACGGCGCAGCTCGTCCGCACCTACGTCGTCGCCGACTCGCGCACGGACCGCACCGACGTCCAGGCCGGCGGCGCCGAGACCCTGTACGCCGGCCCGCTCGACGCCGGGGCGTGGCCCGCGCTGGCCGACTGGGCGCAGCCGTTCGGCGACGCCGCCTACGTCACGGCGGTCGAGCAGCGGTTCGGCGACCCGGCCACCGACGTCGTCGCGGACTTCACGTTCGCGGCCTCCGGGGCGGCCGACGTCCGGCGCACCTACCGGGTCGAGGTGGACCGGATGGTCGGGCCGATCCACGCGGGCCCGGCGTTCGTGGTGCTCGGCCTGGCGCTCGCGGGCGCCACGTGGATCGGGCTGGACCGTCGACGGTCCAGCCGCGTCAGGGCGCGTTCCGCAGCCGCAGTGAGTTCGTCACCACGATGA
- a CDS encoding ABC transporter permease, protein MSASTATAATDSTARPGPARAPFLRLTALHVRAQFLENIRVPIAVISSAMFPALAAFFFVVPNPAVNSDPVGATQALAQLGVFGVMSACLFTHGTGVADDRSQPFDGYVRTLPAGAGPRMIGRVMIGLFFTVLAVVPLALVGVVFTSATIPVGRLVLAIGAVLAVAVPFTLLGFAIGYSMSSKAAIAVVQVVLFPLAFAGGLFLPPEMFPGWLDTFSTFLPSRAARELMVAATTGAPGYSYAIPVFLVWTAVFAAMAFLAYRNDQGRRFR, encoded by the coding sequence ATGTCCGCCTCGACCGCCACCGCAGCCACCGACTCCACGGCCCGGCCCGGCCCCGCGCGGGCACCGTTCCTCCGGCTGACCGCGCTCCACGTCCGCGCCCAGTTCCTCGAGAACATCCGCGTCCCCATCGCCGTCATCAGCTCGGCGATGTTCCCGGCGCTCGCCGCCTTCTTCTTCGTCGTCCCGAACCCGGCCGTCAACAGCGACCCGGTCGGGGCGACGCAGGCACTCGCCCAGCTCGGGGTGTTCGGAGTGATGTCGGCGTGCCTGTTCACGCACGGGACGGGGGTCGCCGACGACCGCTCGCAGCCCTTCGACGGGTACGTCCGCACCCTTCCGGCCGGTGCCGGGCCCCGCATGATCGGGCGCGTCATGATCGGGCTGTTCTTCACCGTGCTGGCGGTCGTCCCGCTGGCCCTGGTCGGGGTCGTCTTCACCTCGGCGACGATCCCGGTCGGCCGCCTGGTGCTCGCGATCGGCGCGGTGCTGGCGGTCGCCGTGCCGTTCACGCTGCTCGGGTTCGCGATCGGCTACTCGATGTCCTCGAAGGCCGCGATCGCCGTCGTGCAGGTCGTGCTGTTCCCGCTCGCCTTCGCCGGCGGTCTGTTCCTGCCGCCGGAGATGTTCCCGGGGTGGCTCGACACGTTCTCGACCTTCCTGCCCAGCCGCGCCGCGAGGGAGCTCATGGTCGCCGCCACCACCGGCGCGCCCGGCTACTCCTACGCGATCCCCGTGTTCCTGGTGTGGACTGCCGTCTTCGCGGCGATGGCGTTCCTCGCCTACCGCAACGACCAGGGTCGCCGCTTCCGCTGA
- a CDS encoding transcriptional regulator: MTELDTVIHAPARLRIMVVLAQLDRGDAIAFPRLRSELDMTAGNLSTHLRKLEDAGYVAVTKTHEKRTPVTYLALSDTGRTALTGYRSALASILGGTT; this comes from the coding sequence ATGACCGAGCTGGACACCGTCATCCACGCGCCGGCGCGGCTCCGCATCATGGTCGTCCTCGCCCAGCTCGACCGCGGCGACGCGATCGCCTTCCCCCGGCTGCGATCGGAGCTCGACATGACCGCCGGAAACCTCTCCACCCACCTGCGCAAGCTCGAGGATGCCGGCTACGTCGCCGTCACCAAGACCCACGAGAAGCGCACCCCCGTCACCTACCTCGCACTGTCCGACACCGGGCGAACCGCACTCACGGGCTACCGGAGCGCGCTCGCCTCGATCCTGGGAGGGACCACATGA